One segment of Streptomyces sp. NA02950 DNA contains the following:
- a CDS encoding helix-turn-helix transcriptional regulator yields MGTNRHSETPPVRRFAAELRRLRITAGEPQVKTIASRAQCSPATVSEVLNGHRLASETVTRRLVAALGGDWAHWGQLWRAAKTELDDLRQDTLGARRDSRTFGTAPDLSEAFRSTSQMEMVCYPNPPAFFKAAADHIRAARSEVRLTYVRLHPPTQWGSTEPTSYYDTVLQWARDNSAECASVRRIIGVPERKGVPRATYFEWLRQHQDEVTDLYTYEARVMPWSASCAWYNRGLIDDTVTFLSFSGAGRRQLTGFSVDNPQFLAHFADSFDQAWGALEPLDAYVSRHSAPTTRATETPAPEDRRPGTAAATPSPHKGR; encoded by the coding sequence ATGGGCACCAACCGACATTCCGAGACACCGCCCGTGCGGCGCTTCGCCGCGGAGTTGCGACGGTTACGCATCACCGCCGGCGAGCCTCAGGTCAAAACTATCGCCTCGCGGGCCCAGTGCAGCCCGGCGACCGTTTCCGAAGTGCTCAACGGCCACCGCCTCGCGAGCGAGACGGTCACCCGTCGTCTGGTGGCCGCGCTCGGGGGCGACTGGGCACACTGGGGCCAGTTGTGGCGTGCGGCCAAGACGGAACTCGACGATCTGAGGCAGGACACCCTGGGCGCGCGGCGGGACTCACGGACTTTCGGCACGGCGCCGGACCTTTCCGAAGCGTTCCGGAGCACCTCCCAGATGGAGATGGTGTGCTACCCGAACCCGCCCGCCTTCTTCAAGGCCGCAGCCGATCACATTCGCGCGGCCCGGTCCGAAGTCCGCCTTACCTACGTGCGGCTCCACCCTCCCACCCAATGGGGATCCACGGAACCCACCTCTTACTACGACACGGTATTACAGTGGGCCAGAGACAACTCGGCCGAATGCGCGAGCGTGCGGCGCATCATCGGCGTCCCCGAACGCAAGGGCGTACCGAGAGCAACCTACTTCGAGTGGCTGAGGCAACACCAGGACGAGGTCACGGATCTCTATACCTACGAGGCACGCGTCATGCCGTGGAGTGCTTCCTGCGCCTGGTACAACAGGGGCCTCATCGACGACACGGTCACCTTCCTCTCCTTCTCCGGTGCAGGTCGCCGACAGCTCACGGGATTCAGCGTCGACAATCCCCAGTTCCTGGCGCACTTTGCGGACAGTTTCGATCAGGCCTGGGGTGCGTTGGAACCCCTGGACGCCTACGTGTCCAGGCACTCCGCACCGACCACCCGCGCAACCGAGACCCCGGCACCCGAGGACCGAAGGCCCGGCACAGCCGCGGCAACACCATCGCCGCACAAGGGACGCTGA
- a CDS encoding TetR/AcrR family transcriptional regulator — protein sequence MVTDRPRTGRRQREAPRKGDLREQAILDTAEALLEKVGVEAMTVEAIAAGAGISRGSLYFYFVSKKDVLTALVARTLDTLRRGALLPTTDATLAPRDAIARAVRGTERMWREHGRVMRTAVDYSAAIPEIGALWSSTVDDFGRGMTAILLQGGLPDGPAPTDAPALAEALCWMTERTFYRAFVQSPEQLPAAARTCTEIWHRTLPAPDL from the coding sequence ATGGTGACGGACAGGCCCCGGACGGGCAGGAGGCAGCGGGAGGCACCGCGCAAGGGAGACCTCCGTGAGCAGGCGATCCTCGACACCGCGGAGGCGCTCCTGGAGAAGGTGGGAGTGGAGGCGATGACCGTGGAGGCCATCGCGGCGGGCGCCGGCATCTCCCGCGGCTCGCTCTACTTCTACTTCGTCTCGAAGAAGGACGTACTCACCGCGCTGGTCGCGCGCACCCTCGACACCCTGCGCAGGGGAGCACTCCTTCCGACGACCGACGCCACCCTGGCCCCTCGCGACGCCATCGCGCGGGCAGTTCGCGGAACCGAGCGCATGTGGCGGGAACACGGCCGGGTCATGCGCACCGCCGTCGACTACTCGGCCGCCATCCCCGAGATCGGCGCCCTGTGGTCGTCCACGGTCGACGACTTCGGCCGGGGCATGACCGCGATCCTGCTCCAAGGCGGCCTGCCGGACGGCCCCGCTCCCACGGACGCGCCGGCCCTCGCCGAGGCGCTGTGCTGGATGACGGAGCGAACCTTCTACCGGGCCTTTGTCCAATCCCCCGAACAGCTTCCGGCGGCGGCGCGAACCTGCACGGAGATCTGGCATCGCACGCTTCCGGCCCCTGATCTCTGA
- a CDS encoding YbhB/YbcL family Raf kinase inhibitor-like protein, with protein sequence MSANDPFARLPEAAPFPVTSTTVTDGAAWSPEQFSSGVPGGKDVSPQLSWSGAPEGTKGYAVTVYDPDAPTGSGFWHWAVADIPATVTELPEGAGDDTGSGLPEGAFQLPNDARAARFIGAAPPAGHGPHRYFVVVHALDVESIGIPADATPAVLGFTMAGHILGRAVLTATAETPA encoded by the coding sequence ATGAGCGCCAACGACCCCTTCGCCCGTCTCCCCGAGGCGGCCCCCTTCCCCGTTACCAGCACCACCGTCACCGACGGCGCCGCCTGGTCACCCGAGCAGTTCTCCTCCGGCGTCCCCGGCGGGAAGGACGTCTCCCCGCAGCTGTCCTGGAGCGGCGCGCCGGAAGGCACCAAGGGCTATGCCGTCACCGTCTACGACCCCGACGCCCCCACCGGGTCCGGGTTCTGGCACTGGGCGGTCGCCGACATCCCCGCCACCGTCACCGAGTTGCCCGAGGGCGCCGGTGACGACACCGGCTCGGGCCTGCCCGAGGGCGCCTTCCAGCTGCCGAACGACGCCCGCGCAGCCCGCTTCATCGGCGCCGCCCCGCCGGCCGGGCACGGCCCGCACCGTTACTTCGTCGTGGTGCACGCCCTCGACGTCGAGTCCATCGGCATCCCGGCGGACGCCACCCCGGCCGTCCTCGGCTTCACCATGGCCGGCCACATCCTCGGCCGCGCGGTCCTGACCGCCACCGCCGAGACCCCGGCCTGA
- a CDS encoding nitronate monooxygenase family protein gives MTALTTPVCRQLGIEVPVVQAPIGSAVTTDLVAAVADAGGLGTLALTWVTAQEAVRRIREVRRLTPRPFAVNLVLDFPVDELLDACLAERVPVISTFWGDPSAVAGRVRSAGAVHLHTVGSVSEAERAVAAGVDVIVAQGCEAGGHVRGETTTMALVPAVVDAVHPVPVIAAGGIADGRGLAAVLALGAQAGWLGTRFLTASEAATHEVYRQAVIRAAPQDAVHTRCFDGGWPDAPHRALRNSTLSAWEAADRPAAPNRPGEGAVVARGADGRAWPRYEDMVPVPGMSGDLEALALYAGQSAGLVHDTAPAGRIVADIAARAAALMGRMRTP, from the coding sequence ATGACGGCGTTGACCACACCGGTGTGCCGGCAGTTGGGGATCGAGGTGCCCGTGGTGCAGGCACCCATCGGGTCTGCGGTCACCACGGACCTGGTGGCTGCGGTGGCGGACGCGGGCGGGCTCGGCACCCTCGCCCTGACGTGGGTCACCGCCCAAGAGGCGGTGCGCCGGATCCGGGAGGTCCGGCGGTTGACGCCGAGGCCCTTCGCCGTGAACTTGGTGCTGGACTTCCCCGTCGACGAGCTTCTCGACGCCTGCCTGGCGGAACGGGTGCCGGTCATCTCGACGTTCTGGGGTGACCCCTCGGCCGTCGCCGGACGCGTGCGCTCGGCCGGCGCCGTTCACCTCCACACCGTCGGTTCCGTCTCCGAGGCCGAACGCGCCGTTGCCGCAGGGGTCGATGTGATCGTGGCCCAGGGGTGTGAAGCGGGCGGCCATGTGCGCGGGGAGACCACCACGATGGCGCTCGTGCCCGCAGTCGTGGACGCCGTGCACCCGGTGCCCGTCATCGCCGCCGGCGGCATTGCCGACGGGCGCGGGCTCGCCGCCGTACTGGCTCTCGGGGCCCAGGCCGGATGGCTGGGCACCCGATTCCTGACGGCAAGCGAGGCGGCCACGCACGAGGTCTACCGCCAAGCCGTGATCCGGGCGGCGCCGCAGGACGCGGTGCACACGCGCTGCTTCGACGGCGGCTGGCCCGACGCCCCGCATCGTGCACTGCGCAACTCCACGCTCAGCGCCTGGGAGGCCGCGGACCGTCCCGCCGCGCCGAACCGTCCCGGAGAAGGCGCCGTAGTGGCGCGCGGCGCCGACGGACGGGCCTGGCCGCGTTACGAGGACATGGTCCCGGTGCCCGGCATGTCGGGCGACCTGGAGGCCCTCGCCCTCTACGCGGGCCAGAGCGCCGGGCTCGTCCACGACACCGCCCCGGCGGGCCGCATCGTGGCCGACATCGCCGCTCGTGCCGCAGCCCTCATGGGGCGGATGCGGACACCCTGA
- a CDS encoding chlorophyllase — translation MSAPTHPGGTFRSPTPVLSVSPVVLPAPGRAVDLKVRVSAPVTGDDLPIILLSHGQGPSNNLSSLNGYAPLANFWAAHGFVVIQPTHLSSRTLSLAPDTPGAPLYWRSRAEDMQRILDRIDVIEAAVPQLLGRLDQSKVAVAGHSMGGHTASLLLGARLTDPDDGTEVNLAEPRITAGVLLAAPGRGGDALTEFVAEHYSFFLTTDFSKMTTPALVVAGDKDTSAHLTVRGPDWHTDPYVLSPGPKSLLTLFDAEHGLGGVSGYDVAETTDENPGRVSAVQRLTWAYLRSELYPGDSAWQAERDALAADPDPLGRVESK, via the coding sequence ATGAGTGCACCGACTCACCCAGGCGGCACCTTCCGCTCGCCCACTCCCGTCCTCTCGGTCAGTCCGGTCGTGCTGCCGGCTCCCGGCCGAGCCGTGGACCTGAAGGTGCGAGTCTCCGCGCCCGTGACCGGGGACGACCTGCCGATCATCCTCCTCTCGCACGGCCAGGGGCCCTCGAACAACCTCTCCTCACTGAACGGCTACGCCCCCCTCGCCAACTTCTGGGCGGCACACGGCTTCGTCGTGATCCAGCCGACCCATCTGAGCTCCAGGACGCTGAGCCTGGCTCCCGACACCCCCGGGGCGCCTTTGTACTGGCGATCACGAGCCGAGGACATGCAGCGCATCCTCGACCGGATCGACGTGATCGAGGCCGCCGTCCCGCAGCTCCTCGGACGCCTGGACCAGAGCAAGGTCGCCGTAGCCGGGCACTCGATGGGCGGGCACACCGCGAGCCTGCTGCTGGGTGCCCGGCTCACCGATCCGGACGACGGGACCGAAGTGAACCTGGCCGAGCCCCGGATCACGGCGGGTGTCCTGCTTGCCGCGCCCGGCAGGGGCGGCGACGCCCTCACCGAGTTCGTGGCCGAGCATTACTCCTTCTTCTTGACCACGGACTTCTCCAAGATGACGACGCCCGCGCTCGTGGTCGCCGGCGACAAGGACACCTCTGCCCACCTGACGGTTCGGGGCCCGGACTGGCACACCGATCCCTACGTCCTCTCCCCCGGCCCCAAGTCCCTGCTCACCCTGTTCGACGCGGAGCACGGGCTCGGCGGGGTCTCCGGATACGACGTCGCCGAGACCACGGACGAGAACCCCGGGCGAGTGTCCGCGGTCCAGCGGCTCACCTGGGCCTACCTCCGCAGCGAGCTCTACCCGGGGGATTCCGCCTGGCAGGCGGAGCGTGACGCGCTGGCCGCCGACCCCGACCCGCTCGGACGAGTCGAATCCAAATAG
- a CDS encoding nucleotidyltransferase, whose product MSAKGLEKDGTIAREGALSRVSEAFDPVIVAARALITEMFDSTRLHSAYVYGSIPRGAALPGISDLDLLLALRHEPTEADRADTKTIEATLDRSFTQIDGVGILLSSARALLSDLERYDGGFFVACLCTPLLGGDLAERLPRYRPTALLARETNGDLSLALPRWRTRAAEAATEADRKTLSRLAARKVARTGFTLVMPRWGGWTSDLGESAELFGRYYPRRREQMRLAAATGRTPSADPAVLSMLIDDLGPWLAAEYTAVHGEKAPRPEPA is encoded by the coding sequence ATGAGCGCAAAAGGCCTGGAGAAGGATGGGACGATCGCGCGTGAAGGTGCGCTGAGCCGCGTGTCAGAGGCCTTCGACCCCGTCATCGTTGCCGCCCGGGCTCTGATCACCGAGATGTTCGACAGCACCCGGCTGCACAGCGCCTACGTCTACGGCAGCATCCCCCGCGGTGCCGCCCTCCCCGGCATATCTGACCTCGACCTGCTTCTCGCCCTCCGCCACGAACCCACCGAGGCGGACCGAGCGGACACCAAGACGATCGAGGCCACTCTCGACCGTTCCTTCACACAGATCGACGGCGTCGGCATCCTCTTGTCCAGCGCACGCGCCCTGCTCAGTGACCTCGAGCGCTATGACGGTGGCTTCTTCGTCGCTTGTCTGTGCACCCCGCTGCTGGGCGGCGACCTTGCCGAACGGCTTCCCCGCTACCGCCCAACGGCCCTGCTCGCCCGCGAGACGAACGGTGACCTCTCCCTCGCGCTCCCACGCTGGCGTACCCGAGCGGCCGAAGCCGCCACGGAAGCGGACCGCAAGACCCTCAGCCGTCTTGCCGCCCGCAAGGTCGCGCGCACCGGCTTCACCCTGGTCATGCCTCGCTGGGGCGGCTGGACCAGCGACCTCGGCGAGTCCGCCGAGCTCTTCGGCCGCTACTACCCTAGGCGCCGGGAGCAGATGCGCCTGGCCGCGGCCACAGGCCGCACTCCCTCGGCAGATCCGGCGGTACTCAGCATGCTCATCGACGACCTGGGGCCCTGGCTCGCGGCGGAATACACAGCCGTGCACGGCGAGAAAGCACCCCGCCCTGAACCGGCCTGA
- a CDS encoding helix-turn-helix domain-containing protein, with translation MTSGPIRCSAGVGSPVACPVSPVVAIVFSRWTTPILWALRTYGRQRFVGLERRITRVTPKVLTQRLRRLERDGPIVRTYHPEVPPRVEYEISELGRSLGPLFAHLTEWAVDTTERVGRARTAYDTDPAR, from the coding sequence GTGACATCGGGACCGATCCGCTGTTCGGCGGGGGTGGGGTCGCCAGTCGCCTGCCCGGTCAGTCCGGTCGTGGCCATCGTGTTCAGCCGGTGGACCACACCGATCCTGTGGGCCCTGCGCACCTACGGCCGTCAGCGGTTCGTCGGGCTGGAACGGCGGATCACCCGGGTCACTCCGAAGGTGCTCACCCAGCGGCTCAGACGACTGGAGCGGGACGGACCGATCGTGCGGACGTATCACCCCGAGGTTCCCCCGCGGGTGGAATACGAGATCAGTGAGCTGGGGCGCAGCCTCGGTCCGCTCTTCGCCCACCTCACCGAATGGGCCGTCGACACCACGGAGAGAGTCGGGCGGGCGCGGACGGCTTATGACACCGATCCGGCGCGGTGA
- a CDS encoding nitroreductase family protein, with product MQQAAALLLLSGDMDATTQHCADQPPHGRRGQRYVWLEAGHASQNISLQAAEVGLGAALVAGFDDDRLCGLTPAVVPSGQHPLGLLGIGQPADRQG from the coding sequence TTGCAACAGGCGGCGGCGCTGCTGCTGCTCAGCGGTGACATGGACGCGACCACGCAGCATTGCGCCGATCAGCCGCCGCATGGGCGTCGGGGACAGCGGTACGTGTGGCTGGAGGCCGGGCACGCCAGCCAGAACATCTCCCTCCAGGCCGCCGAGGTCGGACTGGGTGCGGCCCTCGTCGCCGGGTTCGACGACGACCGGCTCTGTGGGCTCACTCCCGCTGTCGTTCCATCCGGTCAGCACCCGCTGGGGCTGCTCGGGATCGGCCAGCCGGCCGATCGGCAGGGCTGA
- a CDS encoding calcium-binding protein, which produces MPSPLLVSRRALRAASALTLALGTGLAAPLFLTGTAGAATTSSATAAFSASDHAILYTAASGQTNKVTVTASMTSGSTQITYVIDDLVPISSGSGCTYPSSADRTKVSCTVETLESQDPYATLKLALGDGNDVVTYNNATDQAYYFASIDLGAGKDTHTDTGGVNGNDVDGGAGDDTLTAGGVTVARGGDGNDTIHAADGTIAQGGNGKDTIYSKGEDSAVDGGAGDDEIHGEADRQSLSGGDGNDTIYGGAGNDFLYGGKGNDVLYGNSGDDTIYGNSGDDELYGGPGNDTLSGGPGRNIVRQD; this is translated from the coding sequence ATGCCCTCTCCTCTTCTCGTCAGCCGCCGGGCTTTACGTGCTGCGTCGGCGCTGACGCTGGCTCTGGGTACGGGGCTGGCCGCTCCACTCTTCCTGACCGGGACGGCCGGCGCCGCGACGACGTCGTCGGCCACCGCCGCGTTCAGCGCGAGCGACCACGCGATCCTCTACACGGCCGCCTCCGGCCAGACCAACAAGGTGACCGTCACCGCGTCGATGACCAGCGGCTCCACGCAGATCACCTATGTGATCGACGACTTGGTTCCGATCAGCTCGGGGTCCGGCTGCACCTACCCGAGCAGCGCGGACCGAACCAAGGTCTCCTGCACGGTCGAGACCCTGGAGAGCCAGGACCCTTACGCCACCCTGAAGCTGGCTCTCGGTGACGGCAACGATGTCGTCACCTACAACAACGCCACTGACCAGGCGTACTACTTCGCCTCCATCGACCTCGGTGCCGGCAAGGACACGCACACCGACACCGGGGGCGTCAACGGCAACGATGTCGACGGCGGAGCGGGCGACGACACCCTCACGGCGGGCGGGGTCACGGTGGCCCGCGGCGGTGATGGCAACGACACGATCCACGCCGCCGACGGAACCATCGCCCAGGGTGGCAACGGCAAGGACACGATCTACTCCAAGGGCGAGGACAGCGCCGTCGACGGGGGAGCGGGCGACGACGAGATCCACGGCGAGGCGGACAGGCAGAGTCTGTCCGGCGGCGACGGCAACGACACGATCTACGGCGGGGCTGGAAACGACTTCCTCTACGGTGGGAAGGGCAACGACGTCCTGTACGGCAACAGCGGTGATGACACGATCTACGGAAACAGCGGTGACGACGAGCTGTACGGCGGCCCCGGCAACGACACACTCTCCGGGGGCCCCGGCAGGAACATCGTCCGCCAGGACTGA
- a CDS encoding SAM-dependent methyltransferase: MADEIRSDIPHSARIWNYWMGGKDNYDIDRQVGDASLEIDPDIGEMATESRKFLIRAVDHLAGEVGIRQFLDIGTGLPTMRNTHEVAQDIVPDARVVYVDNDPLVLTHARALLTSTTDEGVTTYVEADFNNPEHILEEVRSILNLTQPVGVMFMGVLGHVETYDGLLRIARTVLAAVPPGSHLVYWDGTTDSPYYVRMCEEYAKSGGVPYIPRTQDQLRAVFDGLELLEPGFGKITHWRRPHPELAGVRDIAAYGGVARKP, encoded by the coding sequence GTGGCTGACGAGATCCGCTCCGACATCCCGCATTCCGCGCGGATCTGGAACTACTGGATGGGCGGTAAGGACAATTACGACATCGACCGTCAGGTCGGCGACGCCTCCCTGGAGATCGACCCCGACATCGGAGAGATGGCGACCGAGAGCCGTAAATTCCTGATCCGCGCCGTCGATCATCTGGCCGGCGAGGTCGGTATCCGGCAGTTCCTCGACATCGGCACGGGTCTACCCACCATGCGAAACACCCACGAGGTGGCTCAGGACATCGTCCCCGACGCCCGCGTCGTCTACGTCGACAACGACCCCTTGGTGCTGACCCACGCGCGGGCCCTGCTGACCAGCACGACCGACGAGGGTGTCACCACCTACGTAGAGGCCGACTTCAACAACCCCGAGCACATCCTTGAGGAGGTCAGAAGCATCCTCAACCTCACTCAGCCGGTCGGCGTGATGTTCATGGGCGTGCTCGGACATGTCGAGACCTACGATGGCCTGCTGCGCATCGCGAGAACGGTGCTGGCCGCGGTACCACCGGGCAGTCATCTGGTCTACTGGGACGGCACCACCGATAGCCCGTACTACGTGCGGATGTGTGAGGAGTACGCCAAGTCCGGTGGTGTGCCCTATATCCCGCGAACGCAGGATCAGCTGCGCGCCGTCTTCGACGGTCTCGAGCTGCTCGAGCCTGGTTTCGGGAAAATCACGCACTGGCGCCGACCGCATCCTGAGCTGGCCGGGGTGCGCGATATCGCCGCCTATGGCGGGGTCGCGCGCAAACCCTGA
- a CDS encoding helix-turn-helix domain-containing protein — protein sequence MVTPTPGRPVRGSTTGRPLMAALDLFGRRWSLRVVWELHEGALGFRALRGRCGDMSSSVLRQRLVELIEARLVHQTPDSHYALTPLGRQAYTALSPLVDWSATWATELAEHSPDPGTPGTPDTGQERT from the coding sequence ATGGTCACACCGACACCAGGACGGCCGGTACGTGGCTCGACCACCGGACGCCCTCTCATGGCCGCGCTCGATCTGTTCGGCCGGCGATGGAGCCTGCGAGTGGTGTGGGAACTGCACGAGGGCGCCCTGGGCTTCCGAGCCCTTCGAGGACGCTGCGGGGACATGTCCTCCAGCGTGCTGCGTCAACGCCTCGTCGAACTGATCGAGGCACGTCTGGTGCACCAGACCCCGGACAGCCACTACGCCCTCACCCCGCTGGGACGACAGGCCTACACGGCACTCAGCCCCCTCGTCGACTGGTCGGCCACCTGGGCCACCGAACTCGCCGAGCACTCCCCCGACCCCGGCACCCCGGGCACCCCCGACACGGGACAGGAACGGACCTAG
- a CDS encoding TetR/AcrR family transcriptional regulator: MPTTGQSGEVPSRSKRADALRNQRTLLAAAAEVFVTSGVDAPIREIAARAGVGMGTIYRHFPNRADLVVAVYRHQVEACAEAGPNLLDSADSPLAALRQWIDLFVDFLVTKHGLANALQSDSSGFDALHAYFLDRLVPVCEQLLDAAVNAGEIRPGTHAYELMRGIGNLCIGRDSDPRYDPRRLVELLLQGLRRPRSS, encoded by the coding sequence GTGCCCACCACAGGCCAGTCCGGGGAGGTGCCGTCCCGAAGCAAGCGGGCCGACGCGCTGCGCAACCAGCGGACTCTGCTCGCCGCTGCCGCCGAGGTGTTTGTCACCTCCGGCGTCGACGCGCCGATCCGTGAGATCGCGGCCAGGGCGGGGGTCGGGATGGGGACGATCTATCGCCACTTCCCGAATCGGGCGGATCTGGTCGTCGCTGTCTACCGTCACCAGGTCGAGGCCTGCGCCGAGGCCGGCCCGAACCTGCTGGACAGTGCCGACTCTCCGCTCGCGGCACTCCGTCAGTGGATCGACCTTTTCGTGGATTTCCTGGTCACGAAGCACGGACTTGCGAACGCGCTGCAATCGGACAGCAGCGGCTTCGACGCCCTGCACGCCTACTTCCTCGACCGCTTGGTGCCCGTCTGCGAGCAGTTGCTCGACGCCGCGGTCAACGCTGGTGAAATCAGGCCCGGTACGCACGCCTACGAACTGATGCGGGGTATCGGCAACCTCTGCATCGGACGGGACAGCGATCCCCGGTACGACCCTCGTCGTCTGGTTGAACTGCTCCTTCAGGGACTGCGGCGACCGCGGTCATCCTGA
- a CDS encoding metal-dependent transcriptional regulator — protein MSRLIDATEMYLRTILELEEEGVVPMRTRIAERLDQSGPTVSQTVARMERDGPLHIAGDRHLELTEQGRRIATRVMRKHRLAECLLVEVIGLEWEQAHTEACRWEHVMSEAVERRVLDLLRHPTQSPYGNPIPGLEELGEKSTVRPFPDETMVSLSNLEPGPNGASAVVRRIREPIQTDPRLMYTLRRAGVRPGAVVSVTSSPGGVMVGCGGETAELPTQSAAHVFVTKS, from the coding sequence ATGTCCCGACTCATCGACGCCACGGAGATGTATCTCCGCACCATCCTGGAGCTCGAGGAGGAAGGTGTGGTCCCCATGCGCACTCGCATCGCCGAGCGCCTGGACCAGAGCGGCCCCACCGTCAGCCAGACCGTCGCCCGTATGGAGCGCGACGGCCCGCTGCACATCGCCGGCGACCGGCACCTGGAACTGACGGAGCAGGGACGGCGGATCGCCACCCGCGTGATGCGCAAGCACCGGCTCGCTGAGTGCCTGCTGGTCGAGGTGATCGGGCTGGAGTGGGAGCAGGCCCACACCGAAGCCTGCCGCTGGGAGCACGTGATGAGCGAGGCCGTCGAACGCCGCGTCCTGGATCTGCTGCGGCACCCGACCCAGTCGCCCTACGGCAACCCGATCCCGGGCCTGGAGGAGCTCGGCGAGAAGAGCACGGTGCGTCCGTTCCCTGACGAGACCATGGTCAGCCTCAGCAACCTGGAGCCCGGGCCGAACGGCGCGAGCGCGGTCGTACGGCGCATCAGGGAGCCGATCCAGACCGACCCCCGGCTGATGTACACCCTGCGGCGCGCCGGAGTGCGGCCCGGCGCGGTCGTGAGCGTGACGTCGTCGCCTGGCGGTGTGATGGTCGGCTGCGGTGGGGAGACCGCCGAACTCCCCACGCAGAGTGCCGCACACGTCTTCGTGACCAAGAGCTGA
- a CDS encoding GntR family transcriptional regulator: MTETAHTSTSSGKQMLSEQVYAHLRDAIMRGDYAPGDALKPQDLAKEQGVSLAVVREALVRLVGEALADRLPNRGFAVPAFSDRRWQEIAEARRTIEPVVLRMSIERGDIDWEARVRAAHHRLARTPAYVPQEGEYYSGAWSEAHRVFHRTLLEGCGNPVLLETFDRMWTASELARRWSARRNPDRDGVVEHRRLEEAALARDADTAAEVLAQHLTMTAAVLTGCTDHEPSKEGSRGEQPPGFDHER, encoded by the coding sequence ATGACAGAGACGGCCCACACCTCGACCTCGTCGGGGAAGCAGATGCTCTCCGAGCAGGTCTACGCACACCTGCGGGACGCGATCATGCGCGGGGACTACGCCCCCGGAGACGCCCTCAAACCGCAGGACCTCGCCAAGGAACAGGGCGTCAGCCTGGCCGTCGTGCGCGAGGCGCTCGTGCGGCTGGTCGGCGAGGCCCTCGCCGACCGGCTGCCCAACCGCGGCTTCGCCGTCCCGGCCTTCTCCGACCGCCGCTGGCAGGAGATCGCGGAGGCTCGCCGGACCATCGAACCGGTCGTGCTGCGCATGTCCATCGAACGCGGCGACATCGACTGGGAGGCCCGGGTACGAGCCGCCCACCACCGTCTGGCCCGCACCCCGGCGTACGTGCCCCAGGAGGGCGAGTACTACAGCGGCGCATGGTCCGAAGCCCACCGGGTCTTCCACCGCACCCTGCTGGAGGGTTGCGGCAACCCCGTCCTGCTGGAGACCTTCGACCGCATGTGGACCGCGAGCGAGCTGGCTCGCCGCTGGTCGGCGCGACGCAACCCCGACCGGGACGGCGTTGTCGAGCACCGCCGCCTGGAGGAGGCGGCGCTGGCCCGCGATGCCGATACCGCGGCTGAGGTGCTGGCCCAGCACCTCACCATGACCGCGGCCGTCCTGACCGGCTGCACCGACCACGAACCCTCGAAGGAAGGCTCGCGCGGCGAGCAGCCACCGGGCTTCGACCACGAGCGGTAG
- a CDS encoding sensor histidine kinase KdpD — protein MLLTVDDHGPGVPTTRREEVFERFRRGPNSSGSGLGLTLVAQQIALHQGRITVGDRPDGRPGARFEVWLPVTDISAGEGTLPLVRPYWLTDATGRQDPRTAAVQHIPPTR, from the coding sequence GTGCTGCTCACGGTGGACGATCACGGGCCCGGTGTCCCGACCACACGGCGCGAAGAAGTCTTCGAACGCTTCCGAAGGGGCCCGAACAGCTCCGGCTCCGGCCTCGGCCTGACGCTGGTCGCCCAGCAGATCGCCTTGCACCAGGGCCGGATCACCGTAGGGGACCGCCCCGACGGGCGCCCCGGAGCACGCTTCGAGGTGTGGCTGCCCGTCACCGACATCTCGGCGGGGGAGGGCACCCTGCCACTCGTGCGCCCGTATTGGCTGACGGATGCCACAGGGCGGCAGGATCCTCGTACGGCCGCTGTCCAACACATTCCGCCGACCCGGTGA